A DNA window from Plasmodium brasilianum strain Bolivian I chromosome 12, whole genome shotgun sequence contains the following coding sequences:
- a CDS encoding proteasome subunit beta type-2: MDTLIGLKGKDFIVLAADTYSINSIIKLKNDDKTKFYDINGNKCLLLGGSIGDRIQFGEFIRKNIHLYQYQNSTDLYVKSFAYFTRKNLAYYLRRNPYEVNCLIAGFDNKDGYQLYWCDYLSNMDSVNKGAHGYGAYLVNAILDKYYHENMNLEEALLIFKKCFEELKKRFLLTQINYELRIMSGNKIEAQHTCPLVPKCSNIEVVRFYSYAN, from the exons ATGGATACACTAATCGGTTTAAAGGGAAAAGATTTTATAGTACTAGCAGCAGATACGTATAGTATTAActcaattataaaattaaaaaatgatgataaaacaaaattttatgatattaatGGAAACAAATGTTTACTATTAGGAGGTTCCATTGGTGATCGTATTCAATTTGGGGAATTTATTAGAAAGAACATTCACCTATATCAGTATCAGAATTCAACTgatttatatgttaaatcttttgcttattttacaagaaaaaatttagCTTACTATTTGAGGAGAAACCCATACGAAGTGAATTGCTTAATAGCTGGCTTTGACAAT AAAGATGGTTATCAGTTATACTGGTGTGACTACTTAAGTAACATGGATTCCGTAAACAAAGGGGCACATGGATATGGTGCCTATCTGGTAAATGCAATTTTagataaatattatcatgaaaatatgaatttagAAGAAGcattacttatttttaaaaaatgttttgaaGAACTGAAAAAAAGATTTCTTTTAACACAAATTAATTACGAATTGAGAATTATGTCTGGTAACAAAATAGAGGCACAACAC ACATGTCCACTTGTACCTAAATGCTCAAATATAG AAGTTGTAAGGTTTTATTCTTAtgcaaattaa